A window of the Aspergillus flavus chromosome 6, complete sequence genome harbors these coding sequences:
- a CDS encoding putative glyceraldehyde-3-phosphate dehydrogenase (glyceraldehyde-3-phosphate dehydrogenase): protein MAPSISDFPHSVASTQPSVCKVGINGFGRIGRNVLRASLNRTDLQIVAINHTCNTVQDLIYLIRYDSCMGKLSDDISIHALSDTLITINGRQIVLTSERDLQKLNWSAVGVDYVVECTGKFTKRDLALQHVTYGHAKRVVISAPSSDSPTYVYGVNSDNYRADEDRRVVSCASCTTNCVTPVLKVLHQQFGIVQGLLTTVHAATQSQQVLDGYSKKNRRLGRSVFDNIIPTTTGAAKAIATVLPELTGKVTGVSIRVPAPNVSMIDLTVTTEQPTSLAEIMAAFRRAAKSSLAGVLYVSDEELVSSDYKGNPNSAVVDAPACTELNPQFFKIMAWYDNEWGYSNRLLDLTAHVALQEQ from the exons ATGGCTCCCTCAATCAGTGACTTCCCTCACAGTGTGGCCTCTACCCAGCCTTCTGTTTGTAAGGTCGGCATCAACGGGTTCGGCCGTATAG GTCGGAACGTCTTACGTGCCTCCCTTAACAGAACAGACCTCCAAATTGTCGCCATCAATCACACATGTAATACCGTGCAAGACCTCATCTACCTCATCCGCTATGACTCCTGCATGGGCAAACTATCAGACGACATCTCTATCCATGCCCTCTCAGACACCCTAATCACCATCAACGGTCGCCAGATCGTCCTCACCTCCGAACGTGACCTCCAAAAACTCAACTGGAGTGCTGTCGGTGTTGACTATGTTGTCGAATGCACCGGAAAGTTCACAAAACGTGATCTAGCCCTGCAGCACGTTACCTACGGCCACGCCAAGCGGGTCGTCATTTCCGCCCCCAGCTCCGACTCCCCAACATATGTATATGGGGTCAACTCAGATAACTACAGGGCCGATGAAGACCGACGAGTGGTTTCTTGTGCGAGTTGTACCACAAACTGCGTTACCCCGGTGTTGAAGGTGCTACACCAGCAATTCGGAATCGTGCAGGGACTCCTGACTACGGTTCATGCGGCGACCCAATCTCAGCAGGTTCTGGATGGGTATAGCAAGAAGAACCGTCGCCTGG GCCGCAGTGTCTTCGATAACATCATCCCCACTACTACCGGTGCCGCAAAGGCCATTGCTACTGTCCTGCCCGAACTGACAGGCAAGGTAACTGGAGTGTCGATCCGTGTACCAGC TCCCAACGTCTCCATGATTGACTTGACCGTAACCACAGAACAGCCCACATCATTGGCTGAGATAATGGCCGCCTTCCGCCGCGCAGCCAAGTCTAGTCTTGCGGGAGTCCTCTATGTCAGTGACGAGGAGCTTGTCAGTAGCGACTATAAGGGAAACCCAAACAGTGCCGTTGTGGACGCCCCTGCTTGTACAGAGTTGAATCCTCAG TTCTTCAAGATCATGGCGTGGTATGATAACGAATGGGGATATTCGAACCGACTCTTGGATTTGACTGCACATGTGGCCTTGCAGGAACAATAA
- a CDS encoding putative pantothenate transporter (MFS transporter), producing MKSHSPPEGGKAQSTYIEDVHSLKHADEKAQGDYAGATAKTDPREIRLVRKLDMRIMPILWAMYFMNFIDRNAVPNARLNNLEKDLGLVGTQYNTCISILFVGYLLMQIPSNMLMSSKKVRPSLYMSVCMGSWAVVSACTALTKNYVGLVMVRFFLGITEAPFYPGALFLLSVFYTRKEIALRISILYSGNIIATGVAGLVAAATFSTLDKTHGLAGWQWLFIIEGAVTFGIAILGLFMLPDHPLTTRWLTPEERQLAHDRILKDTVNSEESKGPIAGLKQAFRDPRLFLLAFMQNMHLSSCSFNNFFPTVVGSLGYNSTITLVLTCPPYIATCLASIVIGITSGRYNERTWHITGCIGAAAIGFIISCATLNTAARYISCFLFASGAYAANSVILGWVSATLGQTPEKKAASLSFVNVVANASYIYTAYLYPKSDGPRYLTAMASNAAFSVAVIVSAWVLRFWLQNTNRKIRQGILPGADEGLLYAY from the exons ATGAAGTCCCACAGCCCTCCTGAAGGCGGAAAAGCACAAAGTACCTATATTGAGGATGTGCACTCTCTCAAGCACGCCGACGAGAAGGCACAGGGAGATTACGCCGGTGCCACGGCCAAGACAGATCCCAGGGAGATTCGTCTTGTTCGAAAATTGGACATGCGAATCATGCCCATTTTGTGGGCGATGTATTTCATGAATTTT ATTGACCGCAATGCTGTTCCGAATGCGCGCCTGAATAACCTCGAGAAGGATCTTGGTCTTGTCGGGACCCAGTATAACACTTGTATTTCGATTTTATTTGTGGG GTACCTGTTGATGCAAATTCCCTCCAACATGCTCATGTCCTCCAAGAAGGTCCGACCGTCCCTGTACATGAGTGTTTGCATGGGTAGCTGGGCAGTTGTCTCGGCTTGTACGGCTTTGACGAAGAACTATGTCGGGCTGGTGATGGTCAGGTTCTTCCTGGGTATCACCGAAGCCCCTTTCTACCCCGgtgctctcttcctcttatCCGTCTTCTACACCCGCAAAGAAATCGCTCTCCGGATCTCGATTTTATATTCGGGCAATATCATCGCAACAGGAGTGGCAGGTCTCGTCGCGGCAgcaaccttctccaccttGGACAAGACACACGGTCTAGCAGGTTGGCAATGGCTCTTCATAATCGAAGGCGCAGTCACATTCGGAATCGCCATACTCGGCCTCTTCATGCTCCCCGATCACCCACTCACCACGCGATGGCTCACTCCCGAAGAACGCCAACTAGCCCATGACCGCATACTCAAGGATACAGTCAACAGCGAAGAATCCAAGGGCCCCATTGCCGGCCTGAAGCAAGCCTTCCGCGACCCACGGCTGTTCCTGCTAGCCTTCATGCAAAACATGCACCTGAGTTCCTGCAGCTTCAACAACTTCTTCCCGACCGTAGTGGGAAGTCTCGGCTACAACAGTACAATCACACTCGTTCTCACATGTCCGCCATATATCGCTACATGTCTCGCCAGTATCGTGATAGGCATCACCTCCGGTCGGTATAACGAGCGCACCTGGCACATCACCGGCTGCATCGGCGCTGCAGCCATCGGGTTCATTATATCCTGCGCGACGTTGAACACAGCTGCCAGATATATCTCGTGCTTCTTGTTCGCGAGTGGTGCGTATGCGGCGAATTCGGTCATTCTGGGTTGGGTCTCGGCGACGTTGGGACAGACGCCGGAAAAGAAAGCGGCGTCCCTCTCTTTCGTTAATGTTGTTGCGAATGCGTCGTATATTTACACCGCGTATCTCTATCCAAAAAGCGACGGGCCTCGCTATCTGACTGCCATGGCGTCAAATGCGGCCTTCAGTGTTGCTGTTATAGTTAGTGCGTGGGTCTTGAGGTTCTGGTTGCAGAACACGAATAGGAAGATAAGGCAAGGTATTCTTCCAGGTGCCGATGAGGGCCTGCTGTATGCCTACTGA